Part of the Geoanaerobacter pelophilus genome, AAGAGTACTAGAGAAAGGGAGAGTTTTGAGCGAAAAATGTTATTGGGATGACCTGCGCGAGGGGGATCCGCTCGCATGTCGCCCATTTACCCTGACCATTGACGAAATCATCGAGTTTGCCAAGAAGTACGATCCTCAGCTATTCCATGTCGATCCCAACGCGGCGGCAGCAACCCGTTTCGGTGGGATAATTGCGTCCTCACTGCATACCCTGGCAATGTGTACCAGGTCGTTGGTGGAAGCCTTGAGCGACCATGAAGTCATCATTGGTCTGGAGATGGAGAAGGTATCATTGCCGAATGTCGTCAGGCCTGATGATCTCTTGACCATTAATGCCCACTGGGCAGACCTCAAGCGCTCAAAGAGCAAACCGATGCAGGGCGTGGCAACGGTGAAGTATCATGTGACGAATCAACGGGAAGAGGTTGTTCTGGCAACCGGCTTCAGGTACATGCTCGCCTGTCGGCCTGTATGAATTATTGTTTGTCACCCTTGCCGGCATTGAAGCTGCCGTAGTCGGGATCCTTTTCCTGAATGTGTGCAATCAACCATTTGGCAAGGTACGCATAGAGATCCACTTTAATGGTTGGCTGACCATCGTGAAAGGCATGCTGGAACTCGATGATCTTTTGTCGGAACAGGGCATGCTCCTCTTTATGCTCGGCAAGTTTTGGGTAAGAGTGCTCAGCCATCCACTTTTCTTCGGCAGCAAAATGGTAGGCAGTATATTCAAATAACTCATCAAGGATCATCTCAAGTCTGGCCTGCGGCGCCTGGTTCTTGAAAAGGTCGTATGACTTGTTCATTAGCTCCACCAGGTGCTCATGATGCTCATCAAATTCTTTTACCCCCAGCAGATACTTGTCACTCCACTCCATAAACACCGGCATATTCTTCCCCCCAGGATATTTTCAATCTAAGTGACTCAACATTTGCAACAGGCATAACGGGGTGAGTCTATACCTCTTTGCTAGCCTGGCCACTAAGAAAGTTACACAAATTATAGCATCATCTATTTAGCTACCGCAAACGAGGTGGTCCATGGATGTTTTCAGGTGATTATTCCCCGGCTTTCAATGCTCTTTTTGGTAAAGTTTATTTATTTCAGAGTGTTGTGGCTGGGTTATTGTGTGGCATAGCATATGCTTTATCCAAATACAGGAATCAAAATTAACGGAGGATACTCAAATGAAAAAAGTCCTTTCAACCCTCGTAGCAGCTATCGTAGCACTCTCTTTCGCCGGGATCGTATGTGCAGCTGAACCAGCACCTGCAATGCCAGCTGGTCACCCAGCTATTACCAAGGAAGAAAAAGCTCCGGTCAAGAAGGCCAAAAAAGCCAAGAAAGCAAAAAAAGCCAAAAAGGCAGAGAAAAAAGAAGAAACCAAGCCTGCTGAAGCCCCGGCAGCGAAGTAATCACCACAACTCATGCTGGAACAAAGCCGCATCCTCGGATGCGGCTTTGTTATTTTGGGCCATAAATCTTGGTTTATATTAGAAGGTTATCGTCCATCCGGAACTCAAAGCTCTGTGTCTTCAAGGCCTTGCCCGGCGGAATTGGATGGCAATCTGCACGGTTTGTATCCAGTAATTAATCTGTTATCCTCCCTACCATCATCTATTTGTAAAGGAGAGGACATGACTAAAGCAGAACTGATCGCCAAAATCGCAGAGAAGGCAAAACTCACCAAAGCTCAAGCAGAATCTGCCGTAGCAGCGTTTCAATGCATCGTGATTAAGGAACTGGTGACAGACGGTAAAGTCACTCTCGTAGGCTTTGGCACCTTCTCGTCAGTCAAGAGAGCGGCACGGACCGGCAGGAACCCGCAGACTGGCAAAGAGATGAAGATAGCGGCCAAAAGGGTAGGGAAGTTCACAACCGGCAAATTCCTCAAAGACCTTGATGCGTGCAAATTTGAATGCAAGCAGGAGAAGAAAACACCCGCCTCCAAGACTTTTGAGGTGAGGCGCCGGAAGGGTTAAGATATTCTTCATTTTGTAGTTACCCCGGGCTCTATTGTTAGCCCGAACATGAAAAGCCCACCAAGATATTTGGTGGGCTTCGCTATGCGTGTTTCGTAACTTTTCGATTTCATCGAAGATACCGGCCCTACTTACCTCCGGCGTGACTCAACTTCCCTGTAACGGTTATTTTGTGGTGGACTGTCATTATTCTCGATAATTATTGCCCTCCTTTTGTTGAGACGTTTGTTGCATGTGAATTAACTTTATCCTCTCCTATGGCAAAATAACAGTCTGTTTTTTTAAATTTATTGGGAGTATGATCTATTAGTTTGAGAGTCAGGATGGTTGGTTATTCTGTCTTGAGACCTTCATTAACAACCAGAAAGGGCTCCGGGTTAGGGCGGCATTCATCGAAACTGCCTTTGAGTATTCAGCAATAGCCTCATCAACCCGGGGTTACATCTTCCAGCTTCAATTAGCCATTTCATGAACTTTCTCTTTCACATGCTCCTCTCCGGCGATGATGACCAGATTCTTGTCGG contains:
- a CDS encoding MaoC/PaaZ C-terminal domain-containing protein; translation: MSEKCYWDDLREGDPLACRPFTLTIDEIIEFAKKYDPQLFHVDPNAAAATRFGGIIASSLHTLAMCTRSLVEALSDHEVIIGLEMEKVSLPNVVRPDDLLTINAHWADLKRSKSKPMQGVATVKYHVTNQREEVVLATGFRYMLACRPV
- a CDS encoding bacteriohemerythrin gives rise to the protein MPVFMEWSDKYLLGVKEFDEHHEHLVELMNKSYDLFKNQAPQARLEMILDELFEYTAYHFAAEEKWMAEHSYPKLAEHKEEHALFRQKIIEFQHAFHDGQPTIKVDLYAYLAKWLIAHIQEKDPDYGSFNAGKGDKQ
- a CDS encoding HU family DNA-binding protein, whose translation is MTKAELIAKIAEKAKLTKAQAESAVAAFQCIVIKELVTDGKVTLVGFGTFSSVKRAARTGRNPQTGKEMKIAAKRVGKFTTGKFLKDLDACKFECKQEKKTPASKTFEVRRRKG